The DNA sequence ATTCCCTCTTGTCAGCAGCTCGACGCAGGAACGGGTTGACAGGTACGATCCTTGAATCAGGGTAACTGACAGACACGTCTGGAGTCGACCGGCGGGAGCGGGGCTACTGTTTGGCAGTGAGACTCACGTACTTCATCCGAAGAGCGTAGAGCATATCCCGCAGCACCGCTTGTTCTTCCGTCGTGAGGTTGCCCGTGGTCTTCTGCTCCAAGACCGAGAGCAAATCGATAATGTCTTTGGCTTGCGGTAGATTCGGCGGCATCGGCGGTTGCTGAGGATCCAGCTGTTCCCCCATCAGCATCATCGAGGAACTGCCCAACGAAATGACGAACGATGAAAAGGAGACGGGAATGCCAGACCCCTGGGGCGAATCGGAGGATGGCGCATGCTGGTGAGGCTGCGCCTCAGACGCGGCTGGCGACGTGGAAGCAGGACGGTCGGGGGCGCTCCCTCCCCGCCGATCACGGACGACAAATCCTTCGTCAGATTCTGTAGCCACAGGCTTCTCCCCCGCTCTAGATGCAGCGACGGTACCCTACCATAGGCCCTCCATCGGCGCAAGACGCGCAGCCGATTAACGCCTGGTAACGACTCAGGTAGATAGGCTGAAGGCTTTTAGGGGAGGACTTCTTGCGCAACGAGGATTCATCTTCTGATTGAAGCTACGGTCGTAGGAACCGAGAAGGCGTTGAATGGCGTGAGCATTCCTTGTGAGATCATTGATTGATAGTCTTTACACTTCAGCCTTCAGCCTGAACACCTGATAGTAGTGAGCCTCACCAGAACCAGGTATAATGAGCGCCCACCTCCACGTGACAAGAAGGACGGCAATGTCTGAACGATTTCACAAACTGGTCGACCTCATGGCTGCGTTGCGCGCGCCGAACGGATGTCCCTGGGACCGCAAGCAAACACATGAATCGCTCAAGCCCTATCTGCTTGAAGAAACCTACGAAGTCTTAGAAATTCTGGACCGGCAGGACCGGACGAAGCTGCCGGAAGAGCTTGGCGACGTCTTGCTCCAAGTGCTCTTTCACAGTCAGATCGCCGCAGAAGCCGGCAGCTTTACCATCGAAGATGTGCTGGAGCAATTGGCCGACAAGCTGACGCGGCGGCACCCTCACGTCTTTGGAAACGGGGCGGCAGACACGACCCCGAAGAATGCGGATCAGGTGGTCGCGAAATGGGAAGACATCAAACGCACGGAACGGCAAGCGTCCGGCAGACCGGACTCGGTGCTCGACGGCGTGCCGCAGATGCTGCCGGCCCTCCTGAGAGCCTACCAGGTTCAAGCACGCGCCGCGCGCGTCGGCTTCGACTGGACCCACGATGCCAAGGGCTTCGATCAGGTCCTCGGCAAAATCGAAGAAGAGATCCAGGAACTCCGCGTCGCCATCCGCCCCCTGGCATCGAATCAGACAGAACCCGACGCTAAAGCGACGACCGCACGACAAGAGGAGATCGTCGCGGAGTTCGGCGACGTGCTGTTTTCGCTCGTGAACCTCGCCCGCTTTATCAAAGTGAACCCTGAGGATGCCCTGCGCCAAGCCGTCAACCGATTCGTCGAACGATTCCAATTCATCGAAGCCCACGCGACCGCGTCGAGCCGAACGGTTGGAGACCTTTCGTTCGAAGAGATGGATCGACTGTGGAACGAAGCCAAACGACAGAAGTCTGCGACCCATACTGAGGAACGCCGCCATGAGCGATGAGCAGCATCCCTACGAAGAAGGCAAACGTGCCGG is a window from the Nitrospirota bacterium genome containing:
- a CDS encoding DUF1844 domain-containing protein, with product MATESDEGFVVRDRRGGSAPDRPASTSPAASEAQPHQHAPSSDSPQGSGIPVSFSSFVISLGSSSMMLMGEQLDPQQPPMPPNLPQAKDIIDLLSVLEQKTTGNLTTEEQAVLRDMLYALRMKYVSLTAKQ
- the mazG gene encoding nucleoside triphosphate pyrophosphohydrolase, with product MSERFHKLVDLMAALRAPNGCPWDRKQTHESLKPYLLEETYEVLEILDRQDRTKLPEELGDVLLQVLFHSQIAAEAGSFTIEDVLEQLADKLTRRHPHVFGNGAADTTPKNADQVVAKWEDIKRTERQASGRPDSVLDGVPQMLPALLRAYQVQARAARVGFDWTHDAKGFDQVLGKIEEEIQELRVAIRPLASNQTEPDAKATTARQEEIVAEFGDVLFSLVNLARFIKVNPEDALRQAVNRFVERFQFIEAHATASSRTVGDLSFEEMDRLWNEAKRQKSATHTEERRHER